The nucleotide sequence GAAGAATGTTGGCAGCAATCTTTACTTCCTCTTCGAAGCATCATTCTCTTCATTTTTATCGCACATTCATATGTCAGGTTAGTGTTTGCACACTATACGAGCATGTTTAATCATATGCTTGTTGAATGATTCTTCATGATGAGTGTTAAACCGATCAACTAGCTTAAGTTGATAAATGTTAGTGTGTTGATGTTCAGTGTAATGCTCATGAGTTTGATGCCATTCTTTACTATAACATGTTGATGTTTTGACAAGACCCATTTTAATGTTCGGGTTTCACACTCTTCATCATCGTTAAATTTCCTAGTTTTCTGCTTTTAGCCGttgtttcttttactataaattgTAGGTTTATTTCATTGTTATGTACGCACTTATCAATTCAGTGAATAAGAGAACCAAGCATTTGAGTCTTTCATATTGTTCTTGTTATCTTGTGTTAGAGTTGCTCTAAAATACCAACATATTCATTAATTTATTTAAACTTTTATAAATGTCATCCATACATGGGTTTTTGAAGTATAATTATTACATAATGATATGAGATGATGGCATTACTCAAATTAAGATTCGACCCAACAAATTGAGACGGCCGGAAAAAGTAATACTCGAAAACTCACTCTCGTTATGTATCCAGTCATGGAGGAGATTAGAGTAGAAATTGGATGAAATCGCCATGGGTATGCCTATCAATGCAGCTATAAAACCAAGAGCCCATGGAATCTCCATCCCGAAAATAAGGGACAATGCTGCCCCGAAGGCCACCATAGAGAACATGGCGGACAATAATAGGCTCACCGAAGCAACCATCAAGGCTAGAGGTCGACGGATGTGGAAGTCCTGTTCCGTGAAACGAGCATTCAGGATTGTCGAGAACAATAACATAGAAAGATATGCTGTCACCATGGCTATAACAATCGACGCTTCAAATACAATGAATGCAGGTTTGCCGTTAAAATTTGGGACTCCTTTATTTTTTTCATCATTTCCTCCTGGTACAGTAATTGCTGCGGCAAACATGATTGTGATGATTATTGTGGCAGTAAGTGCGTGGGAGTTTGCAGTACTCTTCATCCAGTTTCCACACTCAACCAACAACTCCTTGTGCTCCTTTGTAAATACCATTTCAGGTGTTTCTCCAAAACAGTTTTTCTCCATGAGGCCTTCAGGCACCTTTTCCTGAGCTAACTGCAGGATATCTTACATGCATGATCGTTaattgatcatcatcttttctgactagggctgcaaacaaaccgaacgaacacgaacgagaccttgttcatgttcgtttgttaaaaaatatatatgttcacgaacagttcatgaacatttaccaaacgagattttatgttcatgttcatttgttaaggaaataaacttgtatgtgtttgtttgttaattttaggcaacgaacgaaAGCAAACGTTGAAGAATACAAatagaaacaaacaaacacaaacacacgtTCATGAATAGATCTTTATTACACcaacacttattaaatattttctTTTCCAGGATCAtgtaatatttaaataaaatataaaaacactaataaactatcgaacacaaacgaacacattaccgaacattcacgaacataaatgaacgaacgcaaactgtgttcatgtttgttcatttagctaaatgaacgaaatttcttgttcgtgttcgtttgtttaataaatgaacgaacacaaacgaactttccgccgaacggttcacgaactgttcgccaaatgtttggttcgtttacagccctgtTTCTGAGTAAAAAATTGAGTGAGTGTTTACCTTAAACCATCTTAACTCAAGCTGCAACTGGAAAGGGGGACTTGATAGAAGATTGAGTTTCTTGGAAGGCCCTAATCTTGCAACATAATGCAGGAAATTATTCCCACAATGGTCGTCTTTGATTTTCTGAGAGAGACTTGTATGCTTAGCTATAGATGTGTTAATTACTAGAGCAGCAACCCTGGACGCACGGTTCTTAAAAGCAGCCTGGCTAATGTTGTTACCATCTTCATCGAAAACCATAGCTGCACTTGGAAACCAATTGACAATTTTCTCTACAACATCGCTTGCATCTCGCCTTATAGCTTCTATAATTGGCTCCGTGTAAAAAGCTGGGTAAGAGCTGGTGTCATTTGAAAATTTTATCTTTTCACAAACAATGTCTAACAAGGCTCTAGCAACCGACCGTCTTTCCATTTTCTCTTTGTAATTCTTGAATACTGAAACAACAGACATAATTAGTTTCACATGAAAATGTTGGTTACATATATGATTTTaaattgtaaattgttaattcACATCACCTGATAGCTTCATGCAAATCCGAAGAAGCATTTTAAAAGGAGAAACCACAACTactcaaaattaaaaaaaaaaaagagaaacatGTTATAACGCAATTACTAGAAAAGGCATCAAGTAACCACTGTCTTATTGTTAATGCTGCATTACCACCATGCAAACAAAGGAAAAGAGAGTTTGCGTATGTTAGAGAGCGTTGTTATTTGTGATAACTTCTTAATTCGCATTAATGGTTCGTGATTGTAGGCATCTCTATTTAAGGTTCCATACTTGTTCTGGATATACACAAACATAGCTCTATTTACATTTTTACATCACCTATCGGATGTTTGTATACATTTTTGTTATTCTTATCACCAGGTGAAGTTCATTATGCATCACGATACATGTTTGTGTACATTGTTGTTATTCTTATCACCAGGTGAAGTTCTGACTTTGTATCGAAGGTAATTATCAATTTTCATAATCGCACCAAGCATGTAAATTAAGTTCCATATACATTTTATTTGGGTTATGGATCTACTTTGTCTCTTACAGTTGGTTATGTTGCTACTTCATGCCTGCTCACGTATGGTCTCATCATAGGTTGTCCTATACAATTGGTTTAAGTTTTGGTAACTGTTGCAGAGATCTATATATTGTCTCTTTAAATAGAGGTTTGTTTAGAGGGAAGGAGAATTAGAGGTGGGCCGAGAATCAATTTGGATGAGCGATTAGGTAGGATTTACTAGATTTGCACTCTTTCGTAGAGGATAGAAATTTGCGGAAACGTAGAATTCAGGTTAAGAATTTTTAGGAGGTTGGCCTAATTTTGTTTGAGGTTCTTGTCTTAGGAGCTTAACTTTCCGTTTCTATCTTCTATGAAGTGTTATATGGCATTTTTACAGATTTTCACTTTTTCACTTGGTGGTAGTTTTACTATAAGAAAGACTTATttatttatgtgtttattttgattattatttatttttacctTATTAGTAGTTGTGTGCCTATGTATGTTTTCCGAAATCTTATGTCTTTGGTATGCTTTAGGAGTTGAAGGTCTTACTAAAAGAAGTCACTCTATTATCCCCTGAATAAAGCTTGCATAAATCCCAATCTCACCAAACCCTATTGATAGGTTGATAAGGCTGTTGTTGTTTGGAGATATTGAAAATGGAGTTTTAACTACATTTCACATTTTATGTTTTTATGAATCTTAGGGGGTTCGGGGCACCTTCGGGGAGTTTTTCGGGGACCGGTTTTGCCGAAATGGGGGGTGCCGCCATTAAGGTGGGGGTGAAATCGGGGAAGAATTTGGGGGTGGAGGCACCGAAGAGGGAAGGAGAGAGAAGATGGGCCAACCTTTATTTCAACCAatgatatttttttttgaataaaaaaaccaGTCTTCTAAGAGGGGTGCACCCCGTACGTTTTTGGACAAGAGGGGAGTTATAGAGGGGAAATAACATGGCAACGTATGATTGGATTAAAAAAATTTTTCACTCACCTAATTAGGGGTTGCCCCCTTCACCCTTATGATCTTATATTCTTATTCATGAAAACATGAAACCAAATTAGTTGTAACGATCAAGACATACCTGCTCTGAGAACTAGGTTTGCTAACTTGAGAAAGCCATGATCCATGTCGATAGCCAAACTATCTCTGTTTACGAAATGCCAAATGGGTGTGCTCCACACTTGGAATACAAACAATATATGTGTATGGGTGAATAATCAAAATATCGTATTGTAAAGAATTATAAGAAAATAGATGTAATTTGTACGAACTTTCGTATAAGTAGATTTGATGGGGACTGAAATCAGCTGGACAATATTGAGCTATAGCCATCAACACAGCAGCACTCTTCAACGAACTGTAACTTTGTATATAACTCTTCGCTAAGTCTGAAAATCAATATATATAAGTGCCATATCATTCTGTtacacaaacatatatatatatatatatatatatataccctatatatatatatatatatatatatatatatatatatatatatatatatatatatatatagtgtgaggttcattggggaacactaaaaaagtggggaacgggggaacactcttaaaaatttaacttaacatgttaaaataattttttttttaaaatctttttcggcgcttctccttatatatacttgtagaaatatttttaataaaaaaaaatcaaaaactaaaaatattaaaaaaaacaattaaaaaaaggctaaaaatgtttttttagaaaaaataaatttttttgttAGACTAGTTTCTCctcttttttataaaaaaaagcgctgaaaaatttttaaaaaaaattatttttaacatgttaagttaattctataagatataactgttttttaaacatttttttatatttttagtttttgattttttttatcaaaaatgtTTCTACTTGTATTTATAAGAAAAACCGCtgaaaaaaagttagaaaaacat is from Helianthus annuus cultivar XRQ/B chromosome 9, HanXRQr2.0-SUNRISE, whole genome shotgun sequence and encodes:
- the LOC118481983 gene encoding ankyrin repeat-containing protein ITN1-like; this encodes MLLRICMKLSVFKNYKEKMERRSVARALLDIVCEKIKFSNDTSSYPAFYTEPIIEAIRRDASDVVEKIVNWFPSAAMVFDEDGNNISQAAFKNRASRVAALVINTSIAKHTSLSQKIKDDHCGNNFLHYVARLGPSKKLNLLSSPPFQLQLELRWFKLAQEKVPEGLMEKNCFGETPEMVFTKEHKELLVECGNWMKSTANSHALTATIIITIMFAAAITVPGGNDEKNKGVPNFNGKPAFIVFEASIVIAMVTAYLSMLLFSTILNARFTEQDFHIRRPLALMVASVSLLLSAMFSMVAFGAALSLIFGMEIPWALGFIAALIGIPMAISSNFYSNLLHDWIHNESEFSSITFSGRLNLLGRILI